A genomic stretch from Erigeron canadensis isolate Cc75 chromosome 9, C_canadensis_v1, whole genome shotgun sequence includes:
- the LOC122581300 gene encoding FRIGIDA-like protein 3, with translation MEDMDSVATMLESTNSKIQQLQKAFAELESHRTVTLNFKWKQIEEHFHGLEKSLKRRFTELEDQEKEFEMKTVEAQRVLEKRCAAVMAKEEASLVRLQEKRDVAVSAIFNVLGKKKNGHMESVAASVMDEKPSDCEVNGLKKLFEAGDVKLLSNPQLSKLCEEMDAEGLHRFISDNRKNLASIKEEIPIALKAAGDPGGLVLDSLNGFYVPELSNLDGKKDSNLLGIRRTCIMLMECLSVLLEHLDAGTVSKVISEDVKDRAKIIAQVWKPKLDDLNLDDSNGNSLEAHAFLQLVATFGIHSDFVHEDLSKLIPMVSRRHQTAELCRFLGLSDKMPGVIDVLVNSGRHIDAVNLAFSFELTEQFSPVTLLNSYLAEVTKAPSTVKAGNSSPMAQIDVSERELSALKAVTKCIEEHKLEDQYPLDSLQKRILELEKAKAEKKRATEVVKPQSKRPRANGVVAGYGSRNTNITADKNLYATRYAPPTQYMYDGRQPYAYPGPPENHVHSFIGTPYNIAPNHGTYFGNGYQYQAPYLH, from the exons ATGGAAGATATGGATTCAGTTGCTACAATGTTGGAGTCTACGAACTCCAAAATACAACAACTTCAGAAAGCTTTTGCGGAGCTAGAAAGTCATCGAACTGTAACACTCAACTTTAAATGgaaacaaattgaggaacatttTCATGGGCTTGAAAAGTCGTTGAAGAGGCGTTTTACTGAGCTGGAAGACCAGGAAAAGGAGTTCGAAATGAAAACAGTTGAAGCTCAACGAGTGTTGGAGAAGCGTTGTGCTGCTGTTATGGCCAAGGAAGAAGCTTCATTGGTTAGGCTTCAAGAGAAGAGAGATGTTGCAGTTTCTGCTATCTTTAATGTTCTCGGGAAGAAGAAAAATGGACACATGGAATCTGTAGCAGCTTCTGTTATGGACGAAAAACCATCTGATTGTGaagtaaatggtttgaaaaagTTATTCGAAGCTGGTGACGTGAAGCTGCTATCAAATCCCCAGCTTTCTAAGTTATGTGAGGAGATGGATGCAGAAGGACTGCACAGATTCATATCAGATAATCGCAAGAATCTTGCTTCCATAAAGGAGGAGATTCCAATTGCGttgaaggctgcgggtgaccctggtGGTTTGGTTTTAGATTCACTCAACGGTTTCTATGTCCCAGAGTTGTCAAACTTAGATGGGAAAAAAGATTCGAATCTGTTGGGTATTCGCCGAACATGTATCATGCTGATGGAATGTCTTAGCGTTCTGCTTGAACACCTTGATGCAGGCACTGTTTCAAAGGTGATATCTGAAGATGTGAAGGACAGAGCAAAGATTATTGCACAAGTGTGGAAACCGAAGTTAGATGATCTTAATTTGGATGATAGTAATGGCAACTCCTTGGAGGCTCACGCTTTCTTACAGCTTGTTGCAACTTTTGGTATTCATTCCGATTTTGTGCATGAAGATTTATCCAAGTTGATACCGATGGTTTCTCGGCGCCACCAGACAGCCGAACTTTGCCGCTTCCTTGGGTTGTCTGATAAGATGCCAG GTGTAATTGATGTGTTGGTCAACAGTGGAAGACATATTGACGCTGTTAATCTAGCCTTTTCATTCGAACTCACCGAGCAGTTTTCTCCTGTTACGTTATTAAATTCCTACTTGGCAGAGGTGACGAAAGCTCCTTCCACTGTGAAAGCAGGAAATTCTTCTCCAATGGCTCAG ATTGATGTCAGCGAAAGAGAACTATCTGCCTTAAAGGCTGTCACCAAGTGCATTGAAGAACACAAGCTTGAAGATCAGTACCCTTTAGACTCACTTCAAAAACGGATCCTTGAGCTAGAGAAAGCCAAGGCCGAAAAAAAACGAGCGACAGAAGTTGTTAAACCTCAATCCAAAAGACCCCGGGCCAATGGTGTAGTAGCAGGATATGGCTCCCGCAACACAAACATCACTGCTGACAAAAATCTCTACGCCACCAGGTATGCACCGCCAACTCAGTATATGTATGACGGCAGACAACCCTATGCTTACCCTGGACCACCCGAAAACCATGTTCACTCGTTTATCGGAACTCCTTACAACATAGCTCCAAACCATGGAACCTACTTCGGAAATGGTTATCAGTACCAAGCTCCTTATCTTCACTAA
- the LOC122584035 gene encoding glutamate receptor 1.3-like, which produces MVHQSQREIMLLLLISLSFSNQDLCTHSFPSKNNGILMHDQVVIRVGIVLDIESWIARSIHSFITMAISDFYALNDNYSTRIVFHTRDSKGDPLQALTAVFDLLNNIKVQAIIGPETYLEAKLMAPIANKAKVPIFSFAGSPSMDYPYLFQIKEDESIMSKSITTLVESFRWRDVIFLYEDADWGRESLSYFLESFQDRYIQVSRGSAVQARATDDQINQELQKIKMGLTTVIIVHLSSSLASRVLLNAQRLGIVSEAYSWIVTYKTVDILQSMDNEVIESLQGVICVRPYIPASSMLLNLTLRWYNECTTKYPTLSSREVSALAIWAYDTIWAFAESVQRVGVQSSFVVPRFDSMLLNEISKTRFKGVSGEYRLIDGKLVSNGFKVGNIIGNGERKGSTISPKRRILQMTSDKRLKVGVLTQRNFTYFIDAKYDNLKNVTTATGYSYDVFNRCIQALNVSYDLVPFANETYNNLVMRVYAQEIDAVLGDSTILENRSRYVDFTATYTDIGLGTLARINHNDMWIFMKPLDLDLWLCTVSFAIITGIVIFAIESMDQGSQRSHVQQIGATFWFILMTLFFTQRERLSSNLSKFVLFIWLLVVLILISSYTAILASLLTFEQFQIASKGGTVGFHGGSFVAGVTVMNLDFESFKHSQYYSYEAYADALSKGGKHGGADAIIDEIPYIKMFLGRYSADYALVSSEPTTSGFGFVFKKGSPLVVEMSRQIAKLRENGTLGDLEKYWFRKHSASSQDTLPKPRTLNFGRFQGLFLISGVSSALALMISLVRLLFANLELHAFMFFVLQHDTIAALRPQTH; this is translated from the exons ATGGTGCACCAGAGTCAAAGGGAAATCATGCTATTGCTTCTCATATCCTTGAGCTTTTCAAACCAGGATTTATGTACGCACTCATTTCCATCGAAAAACAATGGCATCCTCATGCATGACCAAGTTGTTATACGAGTGGGGATCGTTCTTGACATAGAGTCATGGATTGCAAGGTCCATTCACAGCTTCATAACAATGGCAATCTCTGATTTTTATGCACTTAATGACAATTACAGTACGAGGATCGTTTTCCACACGAGGGACTCCAAAGGTGACCCTTTACAAGCTCTTACAGCTG TGTTTGATCTTTTGAATAACATAAAGGTGCAAGCAATCATAGGCCCGGAAACATATCTTGAAGCAAAGTTAATGGCCCCAATTGCTAATAAAGCTAAAGTTCCGATATTTTCCTTTGCGGGTTCTCCCTCTATGGATTATCCATACTTGTTTCAAATTAAAGAAGATGAATCAATAATGTCCAAAAGCATTACTACCCTTGTGGAATCTTTTAGATGGAGAgatgttatatttttatatgagGACGCTGATTGGGGGCGGGAGAGCTTATCATATTTTCTTGAATCTTTCCAAGACAGATACATCCAAGTTAGTCGTGGAAGTGCAGTTCAAGCCAGGGCCACagatgatcaaatcaatcaaGAGTTGCAAAAGATCAAGATGGGCCTCACAACGGTCATTATTGTACATTTGTCGTCTTCATTAGCATCCAGAGTTTTATTAAATGCGCAAAGGTTGGGAATAGTGAGTGAAGCATATTCCTGGATTGTAACTTATAAGACGGTTGACATACTGCAATCCATGGATAATGAAGTCATCGAGTCATTGCAAGGAGTGATATGTGTGAGACCTTACATTCCAGCATCAAGCATGTTGCTAAATTTAACGTTAAGATGGTACAATGAATGTACTACAAAGTACCCTACTTTATCATCAAGAGAGGTAAGTGCGCTTGCTATATGGGCATACGACACAATTTGGGCATTTGCAGAATCTGTTCAAAGGGTTGGGGTTCAGTCTTCATTTGTTGTCCCACGATTTGATTCCATGCTTCTAAATGAGATTTCAAAAACAAGATTTAAGGGTGTAAGTGGTGAGTATCGACTCATTGATGGAAAGCTAGTCTCCAATGGATTCAAGGTTGGAAACATTATAGGAAATGGAGAAAGGAAAGGGTCTACAATCTCTCCAAAACGTCGGATATTGCAAATGACTAGTGATAAAAGACTGAAAGTTGGGGTTCTAACACAAAGAAACTTCACATACTTTATAGATGCAAAGTATGATAATCTGAAAAATGTTACAACTGCCACCGGATACTCTTATGACGTCTTCAATAGGTGCATTCAAGCTTTAAATGTATCGTATGATTTAGTTCCATTTGCCAATGAAACTTATAACAATCTTGTAATGAGGGTTTATGCTCAG GAGATTGATGCGGTCTTGGGCGATTCAACAATTCTTGAAAACAGATCTCGGTATGTTGACTTCACAGCTACCTACACCGACATAGGTCTAGGAACGCTTGCAAGAATTAACCATAATGACATGTGGATCTTCATGAAGCCACTCGACTTGGATCTTTGGCTATGCACAGTTTCTTTTGCCATCATCACTGGCATAGTAATTTTTGCTATCGAGTCTATGGATCAAGGGTCCCAAAGATCACACGTTCAGCAAATTGGAGCAACCTTTTGGTTCATCCTAATGACCCTATTCTTTACTCAAA GAGAGAGACTGTCAAGTAATCTGTCAAAGTTTGTTCTGTTCATATGGTTACTAGTTGTCCTTATTCTTATCTCGAGTTACACTGCAATATTGGCTTCACTACTAACTTTTGAACAGTTCCAAATAGCATCAAAAGGTGGAACTGTGGGGTTTCATGGCGGCTCTTTTGTGGCTGGAGTGACTGTTATGAACTTGGATTTTGAGAGTTTTAAACATAGCCAATACTATTCATACGAAGCTTATGCAGATGCTTTATCAAAAGGTGGAAAACATGGTGGTGCTGATGCTATCATCGATGAAATCCCTTACATTAAGATGTTTCTAGGAAGGTACTCTGCTGATTACGCCCTTGTTTCGTCTGAACCTACTACTTCAGGTTTTGGCTTT gtATTTAAAAAAGGATCACCATTAGTAGTAGAGATGTCAAGACAAATTGCCAAACTAAGAGAAAACGGAACACTGGGAGATCTGGAGAAGTACTGGTTCAGGAAACACTCGGCATCATCCCAAGATACTCTGCCTAAGCCACGAACCTTGAACTTTGGCAGGTTTCAAGGTTTGTTTCTTATTAGTGGGGTTTCTTCGGCTTTAGCACTTATGATATCCTTGGTTCGCTTACTTTTTGCAAATCTGGAGCTCCATGCCTTCATGTTCTTCGTCTTGCAGCATGACACGATAGCTGCTTTGAGGCCTCAAACTCATTAG